From the Bacillus tuaregi genome, one window contains:
- a CDS encoding Dps family protein, whose amino-acid sequence MTIQAELNQQIANWSVLYTKLHRFHWYVKGPLFFTLHAKFEELYNESALVVDQIAERLLAIGGEPIATMKEFLETATIAETAGETKAADMVAAVVTDYTEIKAGLEKLAAIAEEGNDTITNDLAVGLIESIDTHVWMLTAYLGE is encoded by the coding sequence ATGACAATTCAAGCTGAATTAAATCAACAAATTGCAAACTGGAGTGTACTTTACACAAAGCTTCACCGTTTCCATTGGTATGTTAAAGGACCTTTGTTCTTTACTCTGCATGCAAAATTTGAAGAATTATATAATGAATCAGCTCTTGTTGTGGACCAAATTGCTGAGCGTTTATTAGCAATTGGCGGAGAGCCAATCGCAACAATGAAGGAATTCCTTGAAACGGCAACGATTGCAGAAACAGCAGGAGAAACAAAAGCAGCTGACATGGTTGCAGCAGTCGTAACGGATTATACTGAAATTAAAGCTGGTTTAGAAAAATTGGCTGCCATTGCAGAAGAGGGTAATGACACGATTACAAATGATTTAGCTGTCGGCTTAATTGAAAGCATTGATACACATGTTTGGATGCTTACTGCTTATTTAGGGGAATAA
- a CDS encoding divergent polysaccharide deacetylase family protein translates to MRMTLMLIMLLFSIFSTEIHAETKAELRKELAIVIDDFGNNMKGTDEMLALPIPITAAIMPFLSTTERDAKLAHEKGHEVIVHLPMEPKSGKKSWLGPGAITTDMSDKEIREQVEKAIEAVPHAVGMNHHMGSKATEDERVMRIVLEVCKEKGLFYLDSRTSSKSVVAKVADELSVPYLENDLFFDHIYTEQYINKQAARLMKQLNEEDQLIAIGHVGITGEQVVGVLKAYIPKYEEHADIVPLSTLIPELRVIDKKMP, encoded by the coding sequence ATGAGAATGACGCTGATGCTGATTATGCTTCTTTTTTCGATATTTTCAACAGAAATACATGCAGAAACAAAAGCCGAGTTACGAAAAGAGCTAGCAATTGTAATTGATGACTTTGGCAATAATATGAAGGGGACTGATGAGATGCTTGCTCTCCCCATTCCTATAACGGCTGCGATCATGCCTTTTTTATCAACGACAGAGCGAGATGCAAAATTAGCACATGAAAAGGGTCATGAAGTGATTGTCCATTTACCGATGGAGCCAAAAAGCGGAAAGAAGAGCTGGCTTGGACCAGGAGCCATAACAACGGATATGAGTGATAAGGAGATTAGGGAACAGGTTGAAAAAGCGATTGAAGCAGTACCACATGCGGTTGGAATGAATCATCATATGGGCTCAAAGGCAACAGAAGATGAGCGGGTTATGAGAATTGTATTAGAGGTATGCAAGGAAAAAGGTCTTTTTTATCTTGATAGCAGGACAAGTAGTAAAAGTGTGGTTGCGAAAGTAGCTGATGAACTCTCAGTGCCATATTTAGAAAATGATTTGTTTTTTGACCATATATATACAGAGCAATATATTAATAAGCAGGCTGCCAGGTTAATGAAGCAATTGAATGAGGAGGATCAACTGATTGCGATTGGTCACGTTGGTATTACTGGAGAGCAGGTTGTGGGAGTATTAAAAGCGTACATCCCAAAATATGAAGAACATGCTGATATTGTTCCGCTTTCAACACTCATTCCGGAGTTGAGAGTAATTGATAAGAAAATGCCTTAA
- a CDS encoding ABC transporter substrate-binding protein: MNKLVRLFIAVILAAFLLMFFVARLNSSQGYSSGNTLTVFNWGDYIDEELVTKFEEETGMKVIYETFDSNEAMLTKIQQGGTSYDVAVPSEYMIEKMQEEDLLIALDHSKLPNLKYIDSRFMDLPFDPGNQYSIPYFWGTVGIVYNPELLGDIELKGWNDLWNPELKNDILMVDGAREVMGIGLNSLHYSLNDKNKAHLREAKAKLKSLTPNIKAIVGDEIKILMANEEAPIGVVWSGDAADIMWENEKLDYVVPEEGSNLWFDNMVIPKTAKNVEGAHQFINFMLDPENAAKNTDYVSYSTPNQEALKYLDEEVVTDERFYPDEELTNRLEVYENLGKKMLSYYNELYLEFKMHKK; encoded by the coding sequence ATGAACAAGCTCGTGCGTTTATTTATTGCGGTTATCCTGGCAGCCTTCCTGCTGATGTTTTTTGTGGCAAGATTGAATTCCTCACAGGGATATTCCTCAGGTAATACACTGACCGTTTTTAACTGGGGTGACTATATTGATGAGGAGCTAGTTACGAAATTTGAAGAAGAAACAGGTATGAAGGTCATCTATGAAACCTTTGATTCAAATGAAGCGATGCTGACAAAGATCCAGCAGGGTGGAACGTCCTATGATGTTGCAGTGCCTTCTGAATATATGATTGAAAAAATGCAGGAAGAGGATTTATTGATAGCTCTTGATCATTCTAAGCTGCCCAATCTGAAGTATATTGATTCTCGTTTCATGGATCTTCCATTTGACCCTGGAAATCAATATTCAATTCCTTATTTTTGGGGAACCGTCGGAATCGTTTATAATCCTGAGTTGCTTGGTGATATCGAACTAAAGGGTTGGAACGACCTTTGGAATCCAGAGCTAAAAAACGATATCTTAATGGTGGATGGTGCTAGAGAGGTCATGGGGATAGGCTTAAATAGTCTGCACTATTCCTTAAATGATAAGAATAAAGCACATCTGCGTGAAGCAAAAGCCAAGCTGAAATCATTAACTCCTAATATTAAGGCCATCGTCGGAGATGAAATTAAAATTCTAATGGCAAATGAAGAAGCGCCTATTGGAGTCGTATGGTCCGGTGATGCTGCTGACATTATGTGGGAAAATGAGAAGCTTGATTATGTTGTTCCAGAGGAAGGCTCTAATCTTTGGTTTGATAATATGGTCATCCCGAAAACAGCTAAGAATGTAGAAGGTGCACATCAGTTTATTAATTTTATGCTGGATCCAGAAAATGCAGCCAAAAACACGGATTATGTTAGCTACTCAACCCCGAATCAAGAAGCTCTGAAGTATCTAGATGAGGAGGTCGTTACCGACGAACGTTTTTATCCAGACGAAGAACTGACGAACAGGCTTGAAGTATATGAGAATCTAGGCAAAAAAATGCTTTCTTACTATAATGAGCTCTATTTAGAATTTAAAATGCATAAAAAATAG
- a CDS encoding ABC transporter permease yields the protein MKGFFKLSHLYLFIVFFILYAPIFYLIFYSFNSGGTMHDFEGFTLDWYKELFGDTRLLIIVLNTIIIALLSAAISTIFGVVGALGIAYVKKRHAQNTLLSLNNVLIVSPDVIIGASFLITFTLLGIKLGFTSVLLSHIAFSVPIVVIMVLPKIQEMSPSLVDAARDLGASRLDVLTKVTIPYITPGIFAGFFMALTYSLDDFAVTFFVTGNGFTTLSVEIYSMARRGVSLNINALSTLLFLFTMLLVVGYYFINKRYGRVSRMGVRK from the coding sequence ATGAAAGGCTTCTTTAAATTATCCCATCTCTATTTATTCATTGTGTTTTTCATTTTATATGCTCCGATTTTTTATTTAATTTTTTATTCGTTTAATAGCGGCGGTACAATGCATGATTTTGAAGGCTTTACGCTTGATTGGTATAAGGAACTGTTTGGTGATACCAGATTGCTGATTATTGTACTGAATACCATTATCATTGCCCTGCTATCGGCAGCGATTTCTACAATATTCGGGGTAGTAGGTGCTTTAGGGATTGCTTATGTCAAAAAAAGACATGCTCAAAATACCTTACTATCCTTAAATAATGTGTTGATTGTAAGTCCTGATGTCATCATCGGTGCTTCCTTTCTGATTACTTTTACCTTACTAGGAATTAAGCTTGGTTTTACCTCTGTTCTGCTATCCCATATTGCCTTTAGTGTTCCAATTGTGGTTATTATGGTGCTGCCAAAGATACAGGAAATGAGTCCAAGCTTAGTGGATGCGGCAAGAGATTTAGGTGCCAGCCGCTTAGATGTTCTGACAAAGGTAACCATTCCTTACATCACTCCAGGTATTTTTGCTGGCTTCTTTATGGCTTTAACCTATTCACTCGATGATTTTGCGGTTACATTTTTTGTAACAGGGAATGGTTTTACGACCCTGTCAGTGGAAATTTATTCGATGGCGCGAAGAGGGGTTTCGTTAAATATTAACGCTTTATCAACCCTGCTGTTCTTGTTTACGATGCTGCTTGTGGTTGGTTATTATTTTATCAATAAGCGCTACGGTCGAGTGTCGCGAATGGGGGTACGAAAATGA
- a CDS encoding ABC transporter permease → MNNQHTRNLYIIPYVLWIALFVVAPIILVLYYSFIDIEGQFTLGNYAKFFTPVYLKMTISSFWYAFLITAFSLLIGYPTAYFLTKTKNKQLWLLLIILPSWINLLLKAYAFLGIFGAYGITNSFLEVIGIGARQILFTDFSFVFVSVYIFIPFMILPIFNSLDKLNPTLLDASSDLGASKWTTFRRVIFPLTMDGIKSGCQVVFIPALSLFMLTRLIAGNRVITLGTAIEQHFLVTQDWGMGSTIAVFLILAMFIIMMVTGRKRRGL, encoded by the coding sequence ATGAATAATCAGCATACACGGAACCTGTATATCATTCCATATGTATTATGGATTGCTTTGTTTGTTGTCGCCCCGATTATCCTTGTCCTTTACTATTCGTTCATTGATATTGAAGGCCAATTTACATTGGGAAATTACGCAAAGTTCTTTACGCCAGTTTACTTGAAGATGACGATTAGCTCGTTTTGGTATGCTTTTTTAATTACGGCATTTTCCTTGTTAATCGGCTATCCGACTGCCTATTTTTTAACGAAGACAAAGAACAAGCAGCTATGGCTGTTATTAATTATCCTGCCATCTTGGATTAATTTACTATTAAAGGCCTATGCCTTTTTAGGAATATTTGGTGCATACGGGATAACAAATAGCTTTCTCGAAGTTATAGGCATTGGTGCAAGGCAAATATTATTCACTGATTTTAGCTTTGTTTTTGTATCCGTCTATATATTTATCCCATTTATGATATTGCCGATCTTTAATTCGCTAGATAAGCTCAATCCAACGCTTCTCGATGCGTCGAGTGATTTAGGCGCATCCAAATGGACGACTTTTCGTAGGGTTATTTTTCCATTAACAATGGACGGGATTAAGTCAGGCTGTCAGGTTGTATTTATCCCTGCGCTATCACTATTCATGCTGACTAGATTGATTGCAGGAAACAGGGTAATCACACTTGGAACGGCTATTGAACAGCATTTCCTTGTCACGCAGGACTGGGGAATGGGCTCAACCATTGCTGTTTTTCTTATTCTCGCGATGTTTATTATCATGATGGTGACAGGTAGGAAAAGGAGGGGGCTATAA
- a CDS encoding ABC transporter ATP-binding protein, giving the protein MNDIIIRFEHVTKQYENEPPVLQDVSFEIEEGKFYTLLGPSGCGKTTILRLIAGFIEPSAGKIYFNNKLINEVPANKRQVNTVFQDYALFPHLNVFENIAFGLRIKKMKSSEITSKVLEALRFVNLAGFENREITEMSGGQRQRVAIARAIVNEPKVILLDEPLSALDLKLRTEMQYELRELQRRLGITFIFVTHDQEEALAMSDEIFVINNGKIEQSGTPTDIYDEPINRFVADFIGESNIVSGTMIRDYIIEFAGKRFQCVDKGFHDHEPVEIVIRPEDLEITKPEQGQFQVKVDSQLFRGVHYEICCFDQAGNEWLVHSTKKAQVGDEIGLYFEPEAIHVMRLGETEEEFDKRLEAYGDDQHE; this is encoded by the coding sequence ATGAATGACATAATTATACGTTTTGAACATGTAACGAAGCAATATGAGAATGAACCACCAGTATTACAGGATGTAAGCTTTGAAATTGAGGAAGGGAAATTCTATACCTTATTAGGACCATCAGGCTGTGGAAAAACAACGATTCTCCGACTGATTGCAGGCTTCATTGAACCATCAGCGGGAAAAATTTATTTTAATAATAAACTGATTAATGAGGTACCGGCGAATAAGCGCCAGGTTAATACCGTCTTTCAGGATTATGCCCTATTTCCTCATTTAAATGTATTTGAGAATATTGCTTTTGGGCTGAGGATAAAGAAAATGAAGAGCTCTGAGATTACGAGCAAGGTATTAGAGGCCTTACGGTTTGTCAATCTGGCTGGGTTTGAAAATCGAGAAATTACTGAGATGTCTGGTGGTCAACGCCAGCGAGTAGCGATTGCGAGGGCCATTGTGAACGAGCCGAAAGTCATTTTGCTGGACGAACCGTTGTCGGCCTTGGATTTAAAGCTGCGTACCGAAATGCAATATGAACTAAGAGAGCTGCAGCGCCGTCTTGGGATTACATTTATCTTTGTCACACATGATCAAGAAGAGGCTTTAGCTATGTCAGATGAAATCTTTGTCATCAATAATGGAAAAATTGAGCAGAGTGGCACACCTACAGATATTTATGATGAACCCATTAATCGTTTTGTAGCTGATTTTATCGGAGAATCAAATATTGTTTCAGGTACGATGATACGTGATTACATAATTGAGTTTGCTGGAAAGAGGTTTCAATGTGTGGATAAAGGCTTTCACGATCATGAGCCGGTTGAAATTGTCATACGTCCGGAGGATTTAGAAATCACAAAACCTGAGCAGGGGCAATTTCAGGTTAAGGTAGATTCTCAGTTATTCCGCGGTGTTCATTATGAAATCTGCTGTTTTGACCAAGCTGGTAATGAATGGTTAGTTCATTCAACAAAGAAGGCTCAGGTGGGAGATGAAATTGGTCTTTACTTTGAGCCGGAGGCGATCCATGTCATGCGTCTCGGTGAAACGGAAGAAGAGTTTGATAAACGTTTAGAAGCATATGGTGATGACCAGCATGAATAA
- the qoxD gene encoding cytochrome aa3 quinol oxidase subunit IV, whose amino-acid sequence MSELFPRKQIMGFVFSLIMTAAALTVYFMDLSYAAAMAVLLVTAFAQALLQLVVFMHAGETEDKWSIYGNVYFMMGIAIVTILGTLLIFVWDM is encoded by the coding sequence ATGAGTGAATTATTTCCGCGTAAACAAATAATGGGCTTTGTCTTTTCTCTAATTATGACTGCGGCTGCCCTTACTGTTTATTTCATGGATTTATCATATGCTGCAGCGATGGCCGTTCTCCTTGTTACTGCATTTGCACAGGCTCTTTTACAGCTTGTTGTGTTTATGCATGCGGGTGAAACAGAAGACAAATGGTCCATTTATGGTAATGTTTATTTCATGATGGGAATTGCTATTGTAACGATTCTAGGTACACTATTGATTTTCGTTTGGGATATGTAA
- the qoxC gene encoding cytochrome aa3 quinol oxidase subunit III → MKAGHAQPLEYSTHQNDLNIFGFWIFLGAEIMLFATLFTTYFVYEGRTGSGPTGAEIFEITPVLIETLLLLTSSFIIGLGVHAMRLGNKKAMMAFFAITLVLGLAFLGVEIYEFAHYVHIGAGLQISAFTAILLTTLGTHGLHVTFGLFWGTAILIQLKKRGLTPETANKSFIFSLYWHFLDVVWIFIFSFIYLKGMM, encoded by the coding sequence ATGAAAGCAGGACATGCACAGCCTCTTGAATATAGTACACACCAAAATGATTTAAATATTTTTGGTTTCTGGATTTTCCTTGGCGCTGAAATAATGCTTTTTGCAACACTTTTCACCACCTATTTTGTCTATGAAGGACGTACAGGTTCCGGTCCAACAGGGGCAGAGATTTTTGAAATTACACCAGTTCTTATTGAAACTCTTCTTTTATTAACAAGTAGTTTCATTATTGGTCTTGGTGTCCATGCAATGCGTCTTGGTAATAAAAAAGCAATGATGGCATTCTTTGCGATTACACTTGTACTTGGTTTAGCCTTCTTAGGTGTTGAAATATATGAATTTGCTCATTATGTACACATTGGAGCAGGTCTCCAAATTAGTGCCTTCACTGCAATTCTTTTAACAACATTAGGAACCCATGGATTGCACGTTACGTTCGGTTTATTCTGGGGAACCGCGATTCTAATTCAATTGAAAAAGCGTGGATTAACTCCGGAAACTGCGAATAAATCATTTATCTTCTCGCTTTACTGGCACTTCCTAGATGTAGTTTGGATCTTTATCTTCAGCTTCATCTACTTGAAAGGAATGATGTAA
- the qoxB gene encoding cytochrome aa3 quinol oxidase subunit I, which yields MEFFERFAVPHPSPAIYASMVAIGLVMIAIVAGLTYFKKWGYLWREWLTTVDHKRIGIMYLLSALLMLFRGGVDAIMLRAQLAVPDNTLLDSQHYNEVFTTHGIVMIMFMAMPFIIGFMNYIVPLQIGARDVAFPRLNAISFWLFFMGAMLFNISFVVGGSPDAGWTSYFPLASNDFSTSVGTNYYMLALQISGLGTLMTGINMITTIMKMRAPGMTLMKMPMFTWSTLVANLIIVTVFPVLAVALAMGTMDRLFATNFFTTTNGGMDMMWANLFWVWGHPEVYILILPAFGLYSEIISTFSSRNLYGYKSMVASMVMISALSCLVWAHHFFTMGQGALANSFFSITTMAIAVPTGVKIFNWLFTMWKGKIRFTVPMLYSVGFIPLFTIGGVTGVMLAMSAADYQYHNTMFLVAHFHNTIIPGVVFAMLAGLTYYWPKMFGFMLNERIGKWTFWLLSIGFVVAFAPMYISGLDGQARRMYTYSEASGFSTLNMISFIGAGIMAVAFALIVYNVYYSVRYASRDISADPWDARTLEWATHTPVPEYNFAITPQVKTSEPLWDAKKRKHVLFQGKLEKIHMPNNSGVPFIMSAIFFVWGFSFVFAIWPLVIITTIGIFACLAHRSFEKDHGRYISLEEVTETEEKLGGAK from the coding sequence ATGGAATTCTTTGAACGTTTTGCCGTACCACATCCAAGTCCTGCGATATATGCTTCAATGGTTGCTATAGGTCTAGTCATGATCGCGATTGTCGCAGGTTTAACCTATTTTAAAAAATGGGGTTATTTATGGCGTGAATGGTTAACAACGGTTGACCATAAACGTATCGGTATTATGTATTTACTTTCTGCTTTATTAATGCTTTTCCGCGGCGGCGTTGACGCAATCATGCTGCGTGCACAGCTTGCAGTACCTGATAATACATTACTTGATTCACAGCACTATAATGAGGTATTTACAACACACGGGATTGTCATGATTATGTTTATGGCGATGCCATTCATTATTGGTTTCATGAACTATATTGTCCCATTACAAATTGGGGCTCGTGATGTTGCATTCCCTCGTTTAAATGCAATCAGCTTCTGGTTATTCTTTATGGGTGCCATGTTATTTAACATTTCCTTCGTAGTCGGAGGTTCACCTGATGCAGGCTGGACATCATACTTCCCATTGGCAAGTAATGATTTCAGTACATCTGTTGGAACGAACTATTATATGCTGGCACTTCAAATATCCGGTTTGGGAACATTAATGACAGGGATAAACATGATTACGACTATTATGAAAATGAGAGCACCTGGCATGACCTTAATGAAGATGCCGATGTTCACATGGTCTACATTAGTAGCTAACTTAATTATTGTGACAGTGTTCCCAGTCTTAGCGGTTGCGCTTGCTATGGGAACAATGGACCGACTATTTGCAACAAACTTCTTTACTACAACAAACGGTGGTATGGATATGATGTGGGCAAACCTATTCTGGGTTTGGGGACATCCGGAGGTTTATATTCTAATTCTGCCGGCGTTTGGCTTATACAGTGAGATTATTTCTACATTCTCAAGCCGAAATTTATATGGATATAAATCAATGGTTGCTTCAATGGTTATGATCTCAGCCCTTTCATGTCTTGTATGGGCCCACCACTTCTTTACAATGGGTCAAGGCGCTCTAGCAAACAGCTTCTTCTCGATTACAACAATGGCAATCGCTGTTCCAACGGGGGTTAAGATCTTTAACTGGTTGTTCACCATGTGGAAAGGGAAAATACGCTTTACAGTACCAATGCTATATTCGGTAGGCTTTATCCCGCTGTTCACAATTGGTGGTGTCACAGGTGTTATGCTTGCGATGTCAGCAGCTGATTATCAATACCATAACACAATGTTCTTAGTGGCCCACTTCCATAACACAATTATTCCAGGTGTTGTATTCGCAATGCTTGCTGGTTTAACTTACTACTGGCCAAAAATGTTTGGCTTCATGCTAAATGAAAGAATCGGAAAATGGACATTCTGGTTATTATCAATCGGATTTGTAGTAGCATTTGCCCCAATGTATATCTCTGGTTTAGACGGGCAGGCTCGTCGTATGTACACATACTCTGAAGCATCTGGCTTTAGTACGTTAAATATGATTTCATTTATTGGTGCAGGAATCATGGCTGTTGCCTTTGCATTAATTGTATACAATGTTTACTACAGTGTTCGTTATGCTTCAAGGGATATTAGTGCAGATCCATGGGATGCGCGTACATTAGAATGGGCAACACATACCCCTGTACCAGAATACAATTTTGCGATTACACCACAGGTAAAAACGAGCGAACCACTTTGGGATGCAAAGAAGCGTAAACACGTTTTATTCCAAGGTAAACTGGAAAAAATTCATATGCCTAATAATAGTGGTGTTCCATTTATTATGAGTGCGATTTTCTTTGTATGGGGATTTTCATTTGTATTTGCGATTTGGCCACTTGTTATCATTACGACGATCGGAATCTTCGCATGCTTGGCACATCGCTCATTTGAAAAGGATCACGGACGGTATATCTCTTTAGAGGAAGTTACTGAAACAGAAGAAAAATTAGGAGGTGCTAAATAA
- the qoxA gene encoding cytochrome aa3 quinol oxidase subunit II, whose translation MKFKSALFTFIITIATVLTGCEPLLVLDPKGPQAERQARDIMLSIGIMSFIVIIVFAILIYVLIKYRASKQSPDYEPPHIEGNPWVEAICVGIPVIIVAYFSFVSVQSNYIVEATPQGYEDKEPLVIYASSSDWKWHFSYPEEDIETINYLYIPTDRPLEFKLYSFGPITSFWIPQLGGQKYAMSDMVTTLHLAADEKGEMMGRNANFSGKGFAENMFNVTAMSQKDFDEWVEEVHETADPLTEEKFDKLLEPGHLGQMTFTGTHLDFSPAPEHNHGATETDSAESHEGHMNSEEMNEEHSDHSGH comes from the coding sequence ATGAAATTTAAATCGGCTTTATTCACGTTTATTATCACTATTGCCACGGTGCTAACAGGGTGTGAACCATTGTTGGTTTTAGACCCTAAAGGCCCTCAAGCCGAACGTCAAGCAAGGGATATTATGTTATCCATCGGTATCATGTCATTTATCGTTATCATTGTTTTCGCTATTTTGATTTATGTATTAATTAAATACCGCGCTTCAAAGCAAAGTCCTGATTATGAACCTCCTCACATCGAAGGTAATCCATGGGTGGAAGCAATTTGTGTCGGTATTCCAGTTATCATTGTTGCCTATTTCTCATTTGTATCTGTACAAAGTAACTATATTGTTGAGGCAACTCCTCAAGGCTATGAGGATAAAGAACCGTTAGTTATCTATGCTTCTTCTTCAGACTGGAAATGGCATTTTAGCTATCCGGAAGAAGATATTGAGACGATTAACTATTTATATATTCCAACTGATCGTCCGTTGGAGTTTAAATTATACTCATTTGGACCAATTACAAGCTTCTGGATTCCACAGCTAGGCGGACAAAAGTATGCGATGTCAGACATGGTTACAACTCTTCATTTAGCGGCTGACGAGAAGGGCGAAATGATGGGACGCAATGCTAACTTCAGCGGTAAAGGTTTTGCTGAAAATATGTTCAATGTTACCGCTATGTCTCAAAAAGATTTTGATGAATGGGTAGAGGAGGTTCATGAAACAGCTGATCCTCTGACAGAAGAAAAATTTGATAAGCTGCTTGAACCGGGGCATCTTGGTCAAATGACATTTACCGGAACTCATTTAGATTTCTCTCCCGCACCAGAGCATAATCATGGAGCTACTGAAACTGATTCTGCAGAGTCACATGAGGGACATATGAACAGTGAGGAAATGAATGAAGAACATTCAGACCATAGTGGTCACTAA
- a CDS encoding ABC1 kinase family protein — MKYFSLYRIYTIVWLAVRIFIEIILFKKRHRGNLNEKIDKQWEALLRKQARRYKEKALYLEGVMIKLGQYLSTRKDIMPDIYIKELTDLLDQVPPVPWEKSKKVLEDEWNRSYSEVLHDISSEPIASASIGEVYRGTLHSGEEVAVKIQRPKIGDIIYSDFRAVRIVLWLAKRFTKLENTMDLSLFYREFVRTIGDELDFHLELENGLYFQKKYEDFPGLEIPQYYPEYSTKRVLVMEWKEGNRINDLAFLEKHHIDKYKISNVLLESFLGQLLNEGKFHADPHPGNIMVKADGTIVLIDFGMVGVIRKRDAMYIRDIVIGVMLKDYKKVVDGIEGMRFLLPHADKEEIERVLRMLIETYSDNGLKANDTRVVEEIMNDIEKLVNNQPIQLPSEYAFLGRAISTFIGILYSLDPEMDLIEMSKPMLKDWLKENSEGAKATVINFAKSSLKPLVSLPNQIQQVLEEPRKYREWKRTNEALKMKHEMVVSRKRDAFLLCLLSLVFVYISYYFYQIYLLYASAGLLLFSAVYYIRMVLHHRRLMDKT, encoded by the coding sequence ATGAAGTATTTCTCCCTCTATAGAATATACACCATTGTATGGCTAGCAGTGAGGATTTTTATAGAGATTATTCTCTTTAAAAAAAGACATCGCGGGAATTTGAATGAAAAAATAGATAAGCAGTGGGAGGCACTGCTACGCAAACAAGCGCGCAGATACAAAGAGAAGGCATTATACCTAGAAGGAGTTATGATTAAACTCGGTCAATACTTAAGTACACGTAAAGATATCATGCCTGATATCTATATAAAGGAATTAACAGATCTGCTGGACCAGGTTCCACCGGTCCCATGGGAGAAGTCGAAAAAAGTACTAGAAGATGAATGGAATAGGTCTTATAGTGAAGTCCTTCACGATATTAGCTCTGAGCCTATTGCTTCCGCCTCAATTGGTGAGGTTTATCGAGGTACACTTCACTCAGGTGAAGAGGTGGCTGTGAAGATTCAACGCCCTAAAATTGGTGATATTATTTATAGTGATTTCAGAGCCGTACGGATTGTACTTTGGCTAGCCAAACGTTTCACAAAATTAGAAAATACAATGGACCTTTCTTTATTCTATCGTGAGTTTGTCAGAACCATTGGTGATGAATTGGATTTTCACTTGGAGCTTGAGAATGGGCTTTATTTTCAGAAAAAATACGAGGATTTTCCCGGTCTCGAAATTCCCCAATATTATCCGGAATACTCAACAAAAAGGGTATTGGTCATGGAATGGAAGGAAGGAAATCGGATAAACGATTTAGCTTTCTTGGAAAAGCATCATATAGACAAATATAAAATATCCAATGTACTGCTAGAGAGCTTTCTTGGGCAGCTTTTGAATGAAGGAAAGTTCCATGCTGATCCCCATCCCGGTAATATTATGGTAAAGGCTGACGGTACTATTGTTTTAATTGATTTTGGTATGGTGGGTGTTATTAGAAAAAGAGATGCCATGTATATCCGTGATATTGTTATTGGAGTTATGTTAAAGGATTATAAAAAGGTTGTTGATGGTATAGAAGGAATGCGTTTCTTGCTGCCACATGCAGATAAGGAAGAAATTGAACGGGTTCTGAGAATGCTAATTGAAACCTATAGCGATAACGGTTTAAAGGCAAATGACACAAGGGTTGTAGAAGAAATCATGAATGACATTGAAAAGCTTGTTAACAACCAGCCGATTCAATTGCCAAGTGAATATGCGTTCTTGGGAAGGGCTATTTCTACGTTCATTGGGATTCTTTACAGTCTTGACCCTGAGATGGACCTAATAGAAATGAGTAAGCCGATGCTGAAGGACTGGCTAAAGGAGAATTCAGAGGGGGCTAAAGCGACCGTAATAAACTTTGCGAAATCTTCCTTAAAGCCACTTGTTTCCTTACCGAATCAAATCCAACAGGTGCTAGAAGAACCAAGGAAATACCGTGAATGGAAACGAACAAATGAAGCATTAAAGATGAAGCATGAAATGGTTGTTTCGAGAAAAAGAGACGCATTTCTTCTATGTCTATTGAGCCTAGTTTTTGTCTATATTAGCTACTATTTCTATCAAATCTATTTATTATATGCCAGTGCAGGGCTTTTATTATTTAGCGCTGTCTACTATATAAGAATGGTACTTCATCATCGCAGGCTAATGGATAAAACATAA